TCGCCGCTCGACGCCCATGTCGAGCTGGTGCGTGAGACTCGCGGGCACGCCTTCCTGCAAGGCGTGGTCAAGCAGAACGGCGAGAATTGCTACAGCTTCAGCGGCACGCTTCGGCGAGTCAGCACACCCAACCGCCCGGCGGCATGACCGGCCGCGTCGGCGCCGCCTACCGGCGCCTGATCGCCGACCAGGAATTGAAGCCCGACGCCGCCCAGGAGCGCGCGGTGGCCGCGCTCGATCAATTGGCGAACGGTGCACGTGAGCACGGGCTGCTGGCGCGATTGTTCGGCAGTCGCGCTGAGGGACCCGCCGGCGTATATCTGTGGGGCGGGGTCGGGCGCGGCAAATCCATGCTGATGGACTTGGCGTTCGACGAGGAGGCCATCGCGCCCAAGCGCCGAGTCCATTTCCACGCCTTCATGCTGGAGACGCACGCGCGGTTGCGCGAGGCCCGCAAAGAAGAGGACGGCGACCCGATCGAGCCTGTGGCCGAGCAGATCGCACAGGAAGCGCGGCTGCTCGCCTTCGACGAAATGCAGGTCACCAATCCCGCCGATGCAATGATCCTGTCGCGCCTGTTCGCGCGCCTGATCGACCTTGGGGTGAGGATCGTTACGACCAGTAACCGCCCCCCGCGCGATCTGTACAAGGACGGGCTCAATCGGGAGCTGTTCCTGCCCTTCATCGACCTCATCGAGCAGCGTATGCTGGTGGTCGAAGTGAATGGCCCGACCGATTACCGGCTTGAACGACTGTCGGGCGTCGACGTGTGGCATGTCCCCAATGGCCCCGAGGCGACGGCCGCTTTGTCCCGCGCCTTCTTTCAACTGACCGATTACCCGGTCGAGGACCGCGCCAAGGTGCCGTCAGAGGAGCTCGATGTTGGTGGGGGGCGGACGCTGCACGTGCCCAAGAGCTTGAAAGGAGTCGCGGTCTTTTCGTTCAAGCGGCTGTGCGGAGAAGCGCGCGGGGCCGCCGATTATCTGGCCATCGCGCAGCGGTTCCATACGGTGATCATCGTCGGCATTCCGATCATGGGCCGTGAAATGCGCAACGAGGCGGCGCGCTTCGTCACGCTGATCGACGCCTTCTACGAGCATAAGGTGAAGCTGCTTGCCGCCGCCGACGCCGAACCGGCGGGGATTTACCCGGCGGGGGACGGCAGCTTCGAATTCGCCCGCACCGTCAGCCGCCTCGAGGAAATGCGCAGCGCCGACTACCTTGCCGAGGGGCATGGCGCCGCTTAGGCTCCCCTTACAAATGGGGGG
The sequence above is drawn from the Sphingomonas lutea genome and encodes:
- the zapE gene encoding cell division protein ZapE, producing the protein MTGRVGAAYRRLIADQELKPDAAQERAVAALDQLANGAREHGLLARLFGSRAEGPAGVYLWGGVGRGKSMLMDLAFDEEAIAPKRRVHFHAFMLETHARLREARKEEDGDPIEPVAEQIAQEARLLAFDEMQVTNPADAMILSRLFARLIDLGVRIVTTSNRPPRDLYKDGLNRELFLPFIDLIEQRMLVVEVNGPTDYRLERLSGVDVWHVPNGPEATAALSRAFFQLTDYPVEDRAKVPSEELDVGGGRTLHVPKSLKGVAVFSFKRLCGEARGAADYLAIAQRFHTVIIVGIPIMGREMRNEAARFVTLIDAFYEHKVKLLAAADAEPAGIYPAGDGSFEFARTVSRLEEMRSADYLAEGHGAA